DNA from Prevotella melaninogenica:
AGGAGGCTGCTATTGCACGATACATCGACTTGAACCGCAAGGTTATCAAAGGATTAGACATGAAGATTGTCTTAGCTCGTGCTATGGCAAACTACTCTGACACCTTCGATTACCTCGTAACATTGGTCAACGATAAACGAAAGATGGTGAAGTATCTGAACCTTATACGTGAGATTTACATTCAGTATCATGAGGTTATCGAACGAAAAGGGAAGTTTGGTATTCTCGATCACAGAGGACGTACACTCGTTGAACCGAAGTATGAGTTCCTTCGTACTTGTTATGTCTATGTTGACGACTTACGAACAATGCCGCTCATAGCCCAATTAGATGGTAAACTTGGCTTGATACTTCCTGACGGTAAGGATACTATTATTACACCTTTCATTTATGACAGTATATCGCTAAGAGATGAACCACCTTATTTCGAAGCAAAAAAAGGAAATAAAAAGATTCTGCTTAACACTGATGGTGAAGAGCAATAAAACAAAAAAGAACTGTAACTGCCAAAGCGGTTACAGCTCTTTTAATATTACAATATAATACGATTTAAATCTTCTTCAGCAAAGCAGCCAAACCTTCAAGCTGTTCCTGCCACATAGTAATCTTACTATTCACCTTGTCAAGATCAACACCCTGATTCAGTTCTGGTGAATCACGTTGCTGCTGCAACAAACTGATATACTGATTTACAAGTGCCATCTTAGCCTTGACTGTCTTCTTCTTTGGATAGCCACGCTTCTCAACCTCACGCTGGTACTGCTCAGATATTGCATTGATCTGACGACCACACTCTTCATACTGGCTCAACCATTGCTGGTAAGCTGCGCTATTCTGCTTGTTTTCAAACTGTGTAATGTTTGCAGATTCACCTATCTGCTCATATGAGCTTTGTGCCATACCCATCATTGGAAGGGCTAACAAAGCAATAACCAATAATTTCTTAACTCTCATAATTGTGTTCTTTTAAAATCAAATATCGCTTACAAATATAAAGTAAATATCAGAAAGAACCAAAGTTTTTTTTGTAATTTTGCATCTTGCGATTAATCCTTTAAATCTCTTTTAAGAGTATGTAAGGATAAATGTAGAATAAAGTTGAAAAATATGAATAAATATATTGAGGTAAAAGGAGCTAAGGTTAACAACCTAAAAAATATAGATGTAAGAATCCCTCAAGGTAAGTTTGTTGCCATTACTGGCGTATCAGGTTCGGGCAAGTCATCGCTTGCTTTCGACACACTCTACGCTGAAGGACAACGCCGATATGTGGAAAGTCTTTCTGCTTATGCCCGTCAGTTCTTAGGCAGAATGTCTAAACCTGAGGTCGACTTCATCAAAGGACTCCCCCCTGCTATCGCCATTGAGCAAAAGGTTATTTCACGTAATCCACGCTCAACGGTGGGTACTTCTACCGAAATATACGAATATCTCCGTCTTCTCTATGCCCGCATTGGTAGGACATTCAGCCCTATCTCTGGCGAAGAAGTGAAGCATCACTCTGTTGAAGACGTCATTGAGAAAGTCATGTCCTACTCAGAAGGGACCAAGTTCTGTATCCTTGCCCCACTCCACATTGTTGAAGGACGAAGCGTACAGAACCAACTTGAGATGGAGATGCAGGAAGGTTATGCACGTATCTATGTAGATAACGACTTTATCCGTATAGAAGATTGGCTTGAACAAAACCCTGCTGATGATGACAATAAAAGCACGGCAAAGGACAAAGCAAAGAATATCTATCTCGTTATTGACCGTTTATCAGTTGACAACTCCAAAGATACACTGACCCGACTCACTGACTCATGCGAGACCGCTTTTTATGAGGGCGACGGCAACATGCAGTTAATGATTCTGCCAGCCAAGCTTACTTACGATTTCTCTACACGCTTTGAAGCAGACGGCATACGCTTTGAAGAACCGAACGATAATATGTTTTCGTTCAATTCTCCCCTCGGTGCCTGTCCTACTTGTGAGGGTTTTGGTCGTGTCATCGGAATCGATGAGAAGTTAGTCATCCCTGACTCCTCTCTTTCTGTCTATGATGGTTGCGTACAATGTTGGCATGGTGAGAAGATGGCAACATGGAAAGATGAGTTCTGCAGACGTGCAGCAAAAGACAACTTCCCTATCTTTAAACCTTATTTCGAACTAACTAAAGCAGAGAAGGAAAGTCTTTGGGAGGGTCTACCAAGCGAAAGAAAGAAAGATATTCACGACCGTATCTGTATTGACACCTTCTTCCAAATGGTGAAAGAGAACCAATACAAGATTCAATACCGTGTCATGCTCAGCCGCTATCGTGGTAAGACTGTTTGTCCAGACTGCCATGGCACGAAGCTAAAGAAGGAAGCTACATGGGTGAAGATTGGAGGTATGGCTATCACCGAGCTCGTTGATATGCCAATCATCAACCTTAAACAATGGTTTGACAATCTAAAATTAACAGAGCATGAAAAGGAAGTCAGTAAGCGACTGATGACCGAGATAACAAGTCGTTTGCAGTTCCTTTTAGACGTAGGATTGGGCTACCTCACCCTTAACCGCCAATCTAACTCATTGAGTGGTGGTGAGAGTCAACGCATCAATCTCACAACTTCCCTTGGTTCTTCCCTCGTTGGCTCACTCTATATACTTGACGAACCTTCCATTGGTTTGCATAGTCGTGACACCGACCGTCTCATTCATGTACTGAAGGAACTTCAAGCATTAGGTAACACCGTGGTTGTCGTGGAACATGATGAGGAAATTATGCGTGCTGCTGATTACTTGATTGACGTTGGACCAGACGCAGGTAGACTTGGTGGAGAGATTGTATTCGAAGGTAAAGTATCTGATATCAAGCGAATAGAGGGAGATATTAAAGAAAAAAAGAATGCTCAATCACAGCAATTATTAGAGCAGTACCCTCGTTCATATACCATTAAATACCTCACAGGAACGGAAGTTATCGAAACACCTACAAGTCGTCGACCATGGAATATGGCGATAGAATTGAAGGGAGCACGCATGAATAATCTTAAGGGTGTTGACGTAAAGTTCCCTCTGAATGTCTTTACTGTAGTGACAGGAGTCAGTGGTAGCGGAAAGTCTTCCCTTGTGAAAGGTATACTCTACCCTGCCCTCAAACGCCATTTGGATGAGGTTGCCGACACACCAGGTGAATATTCTTCTCTTGGAGGTGACTGGAAGCAGATTAAACACGTTGAGTTTGTAGATCAGAACCCTATCGGTAAGAGTACACGCTCTAACCCTGCCACTTACGTAAAGGCATACGATGAAATAAGAAAGCTATTTGCAGACCAGCAGTTATCAAAGCAGATGGGCTTTACACCACAGTATTTCTCATTCAACACTGAGGGGGGACGCTGCGAAGAATGTAAGGGTGCAGGTGTCATTACAGTGGAGATGCAGTTTATGGCAGACCTTGTCTTAGAGTGCGAGGAGTGTCACGGACAACGCTTTAAGCGTGAGATTCTTGACGTACAGTTCCAAGGTAAGAATATCAACGACGTCTTGAACATGACTGTGTCTGAGGCTATCCAATTCTTCAGTGAGCACAAACGCAAAGCGATTGTCAACCGATTGAAGCCTTTAGAGGATGTTGGATTAGGCTACATCAAACTCGGACAAAGTTCTTCTACCCTCTCTGGTGGTGAGAACCAGCGTGTGAAACTTGCCTACTTCATTGGACAAGAACAGCAAGAGCCAACACTCTTCATCTTTGATGAGCCAACAACAGGTCTACACTTCCATGATATCGATCGTCTACTGCATGCTTTCAATGCGCTCATCGAACGTGGACATACGATATTAGTCATCGAACATAACCTTGATGTCATCAAGTGTGCTGACCATGTCATCGACCTTGGTCCTGATGGAGGTGATAAGGGTGGAAACCTCGTAATAGCTGCTACACCAGAAGAGGTGGCTCGCTGCAAGGAGAGTTTGACAGGTAAATATTTAGCTGAAAAGCTAAAGTAGATGAACTTCTATAACTTAGCGTAGCAAGCCCCTAATCAAATAAGCACTATGTGTTTAGGACTGTGTAGCCCTTTTTTGATAATAAATTACACACCTTCTAATAGATGGATTACAAGGCATTTAGTGCTTAGCACCATTAGTGCGAACGCTCCGCACAACATGTGCGGGGCGTTCGCACATTATGTTTTAGGCAACAATACGTTGATAAAAGGATAAAAAGAAGAAAGGATTATCACCCTTATAATAAGATAGCAAGACGCTAATCGACTCACTCATACGATAGAGATATTGGTCATTCAAATATGATTACATGATAAAAGGCTGAACACTTTATTTGAGTCCAGCCTTTTATTATATCATAAAATCTGATTCCGTGAATGGCTACTTTTATGCAACCTTCTCCAAACGCTTCATCATCAAGAACATGAAGCCAGCAGAGAGAAGACAAAGTACAATAAAGACAGACCATACAATTGTCAGAGGTATGTCATTCCATAAGAAACCACCGACACTAACAAGCAGGTTACCGATAGCTGTAGCAACAAACCATCCACCCATCATTGTACCCTTATACTTTGGAGGAGCAACCTTACTAACGAAGCTGATACCCATAGGACTAAGCAACAACTCACCAAAAGTAAGAATGAGATAGGTACCAATCAACCAGTTACCAGAAGCAAAAGGAACAGT
Protein-coding regions in this window:
- the uvrA gene encoding excinuclease ABC subunit UvrA, which produces MNKYIEVKGAKVNNLKNIDVRIPQGKFVAITGVSGSGKSSLAFDTLYAEGQRRYVESLSAYARQFLGRMSKPEVDFIKGLPPAIAIEQKVISRNPRSTVGTSTEIYEYLRLLYARIGRTFSPISGEEVKHHSVEDVIEKVMSYSEGTKFCILAPLHIVEGRSVQNQLEMEMQEGYARIYVDNDFIRIEDWLEQNPADDDNKSTAKDKAKNIYLVIDRLSVDNSKDTLTRLTDSCETAFYEGDGNMQLMILPAKLTYDFSTRFEADGIRFEEPNDNMFSFNSPLGACPTCEGFGRVIGIDEKLVIPDSSLSVYDGCVQCWHGEKMATWKDEFCRRAAKDNFPIFKPYFELTKAEKESLWEGLPSERKKDIHDRICIDTFFQMVKENQYKIQYRVMLSRYRGKTVCPDCHGTKLKKEATWVKIGGMAITELVDMPIINLKQWFDNLKLTEHEKEVSKRLMTEITSRLQFLLDVGLGYLTLNRQSNSLSGGESQRINLTTSLGSSLVGSLYILDEPSIGLHSRDTDRLIHVLKELQALGNTVVVVEHDEEIMRAADYLIDVGPDAGRLGGEIVFEGKVSDIKRIEGDIKEKKNAQSQQLLEQYPRSYTIKYLTGTEVIETPTSRRPWNMAIELKGARMNNLKGVDVKFPLNVFTVVTGVSGSGKSSLVKGILYPALKRHLDEVADTPGEYSSLGGDWKQIKHVEFVDQNPIGKSTRSNPATYVKAYDEIRKLFADQQLSKQMGFTPQYFSFNTEGGRCEECKGAGVITVEMQFMADLVLECEECHGQRFKREILDVQFQGKNINDVLNMTVSEAIQFFSEHKRKAIVNRLKPLEDVGLGYIKLGQSSSTLSGGENQRVKLAYFIGQEQQEPTLFIFDEPTTGLHFHDIDRLLHAFNALIERGHTILVIEHNLDVIKCADHVIDLGPDGGDKGGNLVIAATPEEVARCKESLTGKYLAEKLK